The Takifugu flavidus isolate HTHZ2018 unplaced genomic scaffold, ASM371156v2 ctg204, whole genome shotgun sequence DNA segment ccctaaccctaaccgtgaGCCAGCAGAATATCAGCCTTCACTTTTACAGGTAGTATTTATCACACACCAACAAAACCGTggccccgaccccgaccccgaccttAACCTAACTGGTGGTGCAGAGGCGCCTGAGTCTAGTTATTCAGGTGACATTGGTGAGTGTTGCACTGTGATTCAGAGTCATTGACCCAGATTAGATCCAGGTGAGTGGGTCAGTCCCCAAACTGACCTCAGGTATTCAGTTCTTATGAAACAGCAGATGAATGTCTGAGCATcagattagtgtgtgtgtgtgtgtgtgtgtgtgtgtgtgtgtgtgtgtgtgtgcgtgtgtgtgcgtgtgcgtgtgcgtgtgtgtgtggaggtaaCCCTGTTTCAGGTGTGCAAACTTGGACGTCTTTTTTTGAGACTCAAATATTGGAGCACAAACCAGACAAAACCTCACATtttcaaaaatagaaaaaggacTTTTGTAAACAGCTTTAGGTTTTTTAATCAGCAGAAAGTGatcgatgatgatgatgatgatgatcaaagctGTTGGCTGCAGGACGACCTCCATCTGTCGTCATCCAGATCAACGAAGACGACAGAAAAATAAGTCAGACTTGAGGCTgcgtgctgattggctgctcctctaagctgccccccccccatgtaatGGCAGATAAATATCGCTGTCGGTCTTGTCGACTCGACTGAAAAAACTTTCCTTTTCCTTCGCGGACTTTAAAGCGACATCAGAATTCTACTTGATCCCAACCGGGATGAGTTGGTGATTCTGGAGTGTCTCTAGAATCAGCGCCAGGATGGACCGGACCACCGACCCATTGGTTGGTTATCAGTGGTGAGAGAGCAGCGGGTCACTGAGGTTAAACAGCCATGggtttccattttttaaagaattttaacaatttcctgtttgttgtttttgcaacACAACAGTTGGAAATGAAATCTGCTTGTTTTAAACAATGAAGATGAAAAATAGTGAAAGCTTGTTTTCAAAAACAAGTTCAAATCTGATATTTTTATCAAGTTGTTGTTTTCCATAGTTTCTGGAAATGACAGACTAATGATGAATTGATCTTAATTGCTATTAGCATCATCGCGTGCTCTTCCTCCGCAGCCTCAACTCCTCCTCGACAGACTCCACCTCCTCGCTAGACTCCGCCTCCTTCAGTGACATTCTGCCAagctttagccccgcccacgCAGCCTTCCTGACGCCTAGTCCCGCCCTTTCTGCGCCGTCCTTCGGCCTCCACTGTGGGTCATCGCTGCCCAACTCCCCAACAGGTGTTGGGGGCGGAGTTCTGGTGCTAACTGGCTGTTTTCCAGCCCCCCAGGTGTGCAGCTTCCAATTTCCTTCAACATCAAATGAGCTTTTTGCTCACACTTTTCTCTTCATGCTGAAAGCCTAGCGAAGTTTTTTAATGTCGCTCCTCTAACCCTTTATCTGCTAACTGCAGGCGGACTCTGTGCTGATAGCGGGCTACCGCTCCTCGTTAGGACCAAAAAGAGTCTGTCTGGTGTGTGGAGAACTGGCTTCAGGGTACCATTATGGGGTCGCATCCTGCGaggcctgcaaggccttcttCAAAAGGACCATACAGGGTGAGACAATACCCACCCATCATTGGATCAATAGTTTAGCCGGCTAAAtattcctgcacacacacctgctacTGCAGAAGCTTCGTTTAAAACTAATCACATCACTCAGTTAGTTTGGTTGACAGAAATAACAGGAGAGGGCCTCATACCGTAACAAACCCTGCGCACAGGATCTGATGTCACTGAGCCTTtcactacttcctgtttgtggcgATCTAGGAAATATCAAGTACATTTGCCCCGTGAACAACAACTGTGAGATCACCAAGCGGAGACGGAAAGCGTGTCAGGCGTGTCGCTTCCAGAAGTGTCTGCAGGCCGGGATGATGCGGGAGGGTGAGTCCTCCCCACAAACCTTTACTGACAAAAGGTCGGTGACAATCAGAACATcagagtaaacaggaagtggaatatGTGCCTCAGGTGTGCGGATCGATCGAGTTCGTGGGGGGCGACAAAAGtacaggaggaggacggagcctGGACGGCCCTACAAAGGTCCATGTTTGCACTCTGCCAGCAGCAGCGAGGCCTCAGTTTCCTCGCCATCGCATCGCCACGCTATCGGCCAACTTGCTGACGGGACTCTGATGCTGTCATTTTTTAGGAAACGTGGTCATTTCAGATCTGCTGCTGATAGAGCCTCCTCCAATGGCTGCCAATCTGCAGGAACCAGCCAATGAGGGTGGCCTCTGCACCCTCCTGACACTCTGTGACCTCTTGAACCGACAGCTGCTGCTCTTGATTGGCTGGGCCAAACAGATTCCAGGTAAGATCCCACCTTGTTTAAGTTTGCTTTGATGGTCTGGACAGCACACCTGAGAGAGAGCGGCTCCGCCTCGTCCTCCGCAGGCTTCCTAAACCTCTCATTGGTCGACCAGATGTCTTTACTGCAGAGTGGCTGGATGGaagtgctgctggtgggtgTGGCCTGGAGATCACAGAAGACGGGAGGGGAGGAGCTTGTGTTTGCAGCCAATCTGCAGCTCACTGGGGCTCAGTGTGGAGCCATGGGACTGTCCCACCTGTATGAGGCTCTGCACCTTCTGAGCCTGAGGTACCAGCTGATGCAGCTGAGGGGCGAGGAGGCCGTGACTCTAAAGGCCATCGCCCTGGCCAACTCAGGTACACGCCCACTCAGGTACACGCCCACTCAGGTACACACCCACTCAGGTACACGCCCACTCAGGTACACACCCACTCAGGTACACGCCCACTCGGGTACACGCCCACTCAGGTACACGCCCACTCAGGTACACAACCCACTCAGGTACACGCCAACTCAGGTACACACCAACTCAGGTACACAACAACTCAGGTACACGCCCACTCAGGTACACACCAACTCAGGTACACAACAACTCAGGTACACAAAAACTCAGGTACACACGCACTCAGGTACACACCAACTCAGGTACACAACAACTCAGGTACACACCAACTCAGGTACACAACAACTCAGGTACACGCCCACTCAGGTACACACCAGCTCAGGTACACACCCACTCAGGTACACACCAGCTCAGGTACACACCCACTCAGGTACACACCAGCTCaggtacacaacacacactACAACCCAGACACAATGCTACGTCTGCTGCACCGTGCTAACAAGTGTGCTGACCCccgagactgtgtgtgtgtgtgtgtgtgtgtgtgtgtgtgtgtgaatgagggagggagtgaatgagggagggaatgagggagtgagtgaatgagggagggagggagggagggaatgagggagggaatgagggagtgagtgaatgagggagggagggagggaatgagggagtagggagggagggagggaatgagggagtaagggagggagggagagagggagagagtgagtgaatgagggagtgagggagtgagggagggagggaatgagggagggagtgagggaatgagggagtgagggagggagtgaatgaatgagggagggagtgaatgaatgagggagtgagtgagggacTTCAGCACAACCCAACTGATGGTCCCGACCCGTTAATCAGGCAATAAATTCCAGACCCTGACCAGACCCACCTGGGAAGTGAAAACCATTCAGCTGAAGCTCATTGAGGGTTTGCAGCGATATCAAAAAAGCCAAAGGGTTAGGGAAACTAGACTATAAACCaagtttcttttatttatttcccacTTTTTGTTAATAAGGCAAGATGCCTTTACTGAGACTCTCCAATGTTAATAGTCAAGAAAATAACGAAAACACATTGAATGAGACCAAACTTTTGGCCTGAATTCTTCATGTTCAGTCTTAACCCAGGTGACGAAGTGACTTCCAGTAAACCCAGTTTGATCTGTAGCCCGAACACCATCATCTCTCCTCGTTTTGTTGCACGATGCTGACGTTTCCCATGTCTCCaaccagcttcttcttctctaaGGTCTGAAACCTGATGCAGCCGTGTTGTCATGTTACATTACACAGTTGTGCTGGAAAATTACCCATCATGCCCAAATGCACCACAGAGAGCAGCAAAATGGGCTGGACTTAACGGTATCACATATGGGGTGTGGGTCCAATGTGAAGCTGGTAGTTTTAGAGAAAGCTGAGACGGTTGAGGGTGCCACTGAGTTTATTGCAGTGTGCTGAGTTTGGCACGCAGACCAGAGGTTTCGGATCCCTGGACCTTCAGCAGAGGGCCTTCACAGTTCTGCACAGCTTCTATTCTGCTATTTGTTCAGACACTGATCCAGTGGACTGTCCAGACTCGGTCCAGAGGTTCCAGGATCAGCTTCATGAGGCCTTGCAGGAGCACGGCTCATCCCACGGGGAGCACCAACGGGCTGGCCGCCTGCTTATGACCCTCCCCCTGCTGCGGCAGACTGCTGAGCATGCTGTGaagaacctgctgcagctgcaccgcCGGTACCGTGTCCCCCTCcacaagctgctgctggagatgctggaagcCAAAGTCTGAATGCTTTCTATTTTATCTCTCTGGATCTGTGGATTGTGAGCACCAAGACACGAcctgtcccctctcctcatGCTTCGAAAGGACCTTCAGGATTTTTCCTGAAATCAGGATGTTGATCCGACTCGGTTTTCTCATTAAATGTGAACAAAACGCAGGGAGTTGTTCTGAAATGGTTTTTAGCCCCATGGAACTCTTTCCTGTTGCTTTGCTTCTCAGCTGCACATGCTTGCAACAACAGGGTGCTCAGACGGGACGCTGGCATAAATTTGGTGGGATAGCCCCACATCCATCCCATGGATGCACAAACATTTGACCAAAAAGAGTCAGATTCAagaaaaacaccctttttttCAGCCAGCTGTGGTTACCAACGTTTGTAGAGTTTAATGAGGGTTATGAAGTCTCTCAGCTGTTGATGTTTTGAGTTTCTAGAATAAAACCAGATTTCTTACAACTCAGTTTTGAGTTTATATattataaaaaatataataGTAACATTTCATAGATAGCACCTCTCTTTTTTTGAGCAGTTACCCCTTATACCTTttgggggtcacggggagggtacacaatgggtcACGACAGGGAGCCACcctcctaaccctcctaactctaacccccctaaccctaacccccctaaccctcctaacactaaccccctaaccctaaccctaaccctaaccctaaccctaaccctccaaaccctaaccctcctaacccccgaacccgaacccgccgaacccgaacccggcgaacccgaacccgccgaacccgaacccggcgaacccgaacccgccgaacccgaacccggcgaacccgaacccgccgaacccgaacccgccgaAGCCGaacccgccgaacccgaacccgccgaacccgaaccctccgaacccgaacccgccgaacccgaacccgccgaacccgaacccgccgaacccgaacccggcgaacccgaacccgccgaacccgaacccgccgaacccgaacccgccgaacccgaacccgccgaacccgaacccgccgaAGCCGAACCCGCCGaacccgccgaacccgaacccggcgaacccgaacccgccgaacccgaacccgccgaacccgaaccctccgAACCCGCCGAAGCCGCCGAACCCGCCAAACCCGAACCcggcgaacccgaacccgccgaacccgaacccgccgaacccgaacccgccgaacccgaacccgccgaaccctaaccctcctaacccccctaaccctaaccctaacccccctaaccctaaccctcctaaccctaaccctcctaaccctaacccttctaaccctaacccccctaaccctaaccctcctaatcCTCCTAAccctccaaaccctaaccctcctaaccctaaccctcctaaccctaaccctccaaccctaaccctcctaacactaaacctcctaaccctaaccctcctaacacTAACCAACATCCCAACATCTTGCTGCTTCACTCCTCTAACGTTCCTCGCTGCCTCGTATTGATCTCTTCCTGTCGTCACACCAATTTATGGATTTATGGGTTCTGATCACTGTTATGATGACTGTGACATTTATGATGATTATGACATTTATATTTAACAAACCTGTTGGCGTCAGTGAAGCAGCCATTTTGGCTCTTCCCACCTCTTCTTCATGTTGTAATAGTGAGTGTTATTACACTATCTACAATGATGGAATATCTCAGGGAAGATGATTAtttcatctgaaaacacaattCATTTCATAATTATTGACAAATGTGTAAAGGAATTCTAAATGATTAAAATCACGTTCATGAAATATGAGCCATGAAATCACTTCACTGTTTCTTGACGCACAGACAattttccatgacaacaggacGATTCCGTCTGGGAAGGAAAGATGGTGACACAGAAGTTCTTATTGCTGCCATGTTGTGTTTCTACAGTTGAACCTGATTAAAAATGCAGATTATGAACGTCATCAGTGTTAAAAGCCTCCATAACGACAGGACGCAGCAGAGTTCAGTGTCCAAACATTTAATGAGAGCTGGTTCCCACGAGGTCCGATGGTTCTCATAGTCTTGGTGGTTTCAGTCTTTTGGAAGCTTTTGGTTGAAGCCAATTTAAATTCAGGAGGAATTTCTGTACcgaactcgtgttttcttttccacgTTTTAAAACTGGTAAAAGATCTTTCTACATGCTGAGGTCGGACTGTGGCCCTGCAGGTTAAAAGACGACGTGCTGTGTTTAGCTAGTTAGCACCTGAACTTCACATTTATCACCATATTTTACAAATATACTGTCTACACTTCAGAA contains these protein-coding regions:
- the LOC130519769 gene encoding estrogen-related receptor gamma-like isoform X3 gives rise to the protein MDRTTDPLVGYQCLNSSSTDSTSSLDSASFSDILPSFSPAHAAFLTPSPALSAPSFGLHCGSSLPNSPTGVGGGVLVLTGCFPAPQADSVLIAGYRSSLGPKRVCLVCGELASGYHYGVASCEACKAFFKRTIQGNIKYICPVNNNCEITKRRRKACQACRFQKCLQAGMMREGVRIDRVRGGRQKYRRRTEPGRPYKGPCLHSASSRNVVISDLLLIEPPPMAANLQEPANEGGLCTLLTLCDLLNRQLLLLIGWAKQIPGFLNLSLVDQMSLLQSGWMEVLLVGVAWRSQKTGGEELVFAANLQLTGAQCGAMGLSHLYEALHLLSLRYQLMQLRGEEAVTLKAIALANSDTDPVDCPDSVQRFQDQLHEALQEHGSSHGEHQRAGRLLMTLPLLRQTAEHAVKNLLQLHRRYRVPLHKLLLEMLEAKV
- the LOC130519769 gene encoding estrogen-related receptor gamma-like isoform X4, translated to MDRTTDPLVGYQCLNSSSTDSTSSLDSASFSDILPSFSPAHAAFLTPSPALSAPSFGLHCGSSLPNSPTGVGGGVLVLTGCFPAPQADSVLIAGYRSSLGPKRVCLVCGELASGYHYGVASCEACKAFFKRTIQGNIKYICPVNNNCEITKRRRKACQACRFQKCLQAGMMREGVRIDRVRGGRQKYRRRTEPGRPYKGPCLHSASSRNVVISDLLLIEPPPMAANLQEPANEGGLCTLLTLCDLLNRQLLLLIGWAKQIPGFLNLSLVDQMSLLQSGWMEVLLVGVAWRSQKTGGEELVFAANLQLTGAQCGAMGLSHLYEALHLLSLRYQLMQLRGEEAVTLKAIALANSVLTQVTK
- the LOC130519769 gene encoding estrogen-related receptor gamma-like isoform X5, which translates into the protein MDRTTDPLVGYQCLNSSSTDSTSSLDSASFSDILPSFSPAHAAFLTPSPALSAPSFGLHCGSSLPNSPTGVGGGVLVLTGCFPAPQADSVLIAGYRSSLGPKRVCLVCGELASGYHYGVASCEACKAFFKRTIQGNIKYICPVNNNCEITKRRRKACQACRFQKCLQAGMMREGVRIDRVRGGRQKYRRRTEPGRPYKGPCLHSASSRNVVISDLLLIEPPPMAANLQEPANEGGLCTLLTLCDLLNRQLLLLIGWAKQIPGFLNLSLVDQMSLLQSGWMEVLLVGVAWRSQKTGGEELVFAANLQLTGAQCGAMGLSHLYEALHLLSLRYQLMQLRGEEAVTLKAIALANSGTRPLRH
- the LOC130519769 gene encoding steroid hormone receptor ERR2-like isoform X2, with amino-acid sequence MDRTTDPLVGYQCLNSSSTDSTSSLDSASFSDILPSFSPAHAAFLTPSPALSAPSFGLHCGSSLPNSPTGVGGGVLVLTGCFPAPQADSVLIAGYRSSLGPKRVCLVCGELASGYHYGVASCEACKAFFKRTIQGNIKYICPVNNNCEITKRRRKACQACRFQKCLQAGMMREGVRIDRVRGGRQKYRRRTEPGRPYKGNVVISDLLLIEPPPMAANLQEPANEGGLCTLLTLCDLLNRQLLLLIGWAKQIPGFLNLSLVDQMSLLQSGWMEVLLVGVAWRSQKTGGEELVFAANLQLTGAQCGAMGLSHLYEALHLLSLRYQLMQLRGEEAVTLKAIALANSGTRPLRYTPTQVHTHSGTRPLRYTPTQVHAHSGTRPLRYTPTQVHNPLRYTPTQVHTNSGTQQLRYTPTQVHTNSGTQQLRYTKTQVHTHSGTHQLRYTTTQVHTNSGTQQLRYTPTQVHTSSGTHPLRYTPAQVHTHSGTHQLRYTTHTTTQTQCYVCCTVLTSVLTPETVCVCVCVCVCV
- the LOC130519769 gene encoding steroid hormone receptor ERR1-like isoform X1 — encoded protein: MDRTTDPLVGYQCLNSSSTDSTSSLDSASFSDILPSFSPAHAAFLTPSPALSAPSFGLHCGSSLPNSPTGVGGGVLVLTGCFPAPQADSVLIAGYRSSLGPKRVCLVCGELASGYHYGVASCEACKAFFKRTIQGNIKYICPVNNNCEITKRRRKACQACRFQKCLQAGMMREGVRIDRVRGGRQKYRRRTEPGRPYKGPCLHSASSRNVVISDLLLIEPPPMAANLQEPANEGGLCTLLTLCDLLNRQLLLLIGWAKQIPGFLNLSLVDQMSLLQSGWMEVLLVGVAWRSQKTGGEELVFAANLQLTGAQCGAMGLSHLYEALHLLSLRYQLMQLRGEEAVTLKAIALANSGTRPLRYTPTQVHTHSGTRPLRYTPTQVHAHSGTRPLRYTPTQVHNPLRYTPTQVHTNSGTQQLRYTPTQVHTNSGTQQLRYTKTQVHTHSGTHQLRYTTTQVHTNSGTQQLRYTPTQVHTSSGTHPLRYTPAQVHTHSGTHQLRYTTHTTTQTQCYVCCTVLTSVLTPETVCVCVCVCVCV